The Lysobacter oculi genomic sequence GAGCGTGGTGACGTCGCCGGTCCCGGACGAGGCCATGCCTGCGCCCTGCACCGCGCTGCGGATGGACTGGCGGATGCCGTCGCGGATGTCGGACTGGACCTGCGCGCGCTCGGCGGCGCTGGCGGCATCGTTGCCGTTTCCGTCGTCCATGCATTCGTCGATGTCGGACTGCTCCATCCGGGCGTAGGGCTTGAACTCCGGCAGTGAGGCGGCCAGCGCGTTCTGGCTGGCGAGCAGCGGCGTCAGCTGGGTGCAGATGGCCTTGGCTTCGACCTTCAGCTTCTCCGCCTCGGCCTCGATTTTCTGGCCGACCTGGTCGGCATTGCCGGTGAAGATGCCCTTGACCGCCTCGCCGGCGGCACGCATGCCGAGGTCCGCGCCCTTCGCGCCGATCGACATGCCGATGCCGGCGATGTCGATGATGTGGCCGCGGTATTCCAGGAGCAGCCTGCGCTGGGCATCGTTGACCGCCACCGCCTTGCCATCGACCAGGAAATCGCCCTGCGGGGTGATCTCAGCCTTGGGCAGGTTGGGGTCATGGCTGCCGATGGTGTGGCGGCCGATCAGCATGCCGCCGTCCTTGCCGTTGAGGGTGATGTTCTCGGTGGCCAGCTTTTCGCGGGCTTCGGCCATCGCCTGCTCGACTTTGCGGCCGATCGCGGTCTGCGCGCCTGTCGAGGAACCCGGCGCATGGGGCGGGGAGGGCGGCGGCGGGGCGTTGTTGTCGCAGGCGGCCAGTGCCAGCACCAGCAGGCCGGGCGCGAGGATGCGGATGTTCATGGTCTTGGTTCCCGTAGGTGTGTGCGGAGGTCAGGCTTCGTCGCGCCAGCGGCGCAGGCGGACGGCGGCGAGGATCATCAGGATGCCGGCGATGGCACCGATCCACAGCCCGGGCGTGGTGAAGAGATGCAGGCCACCGATCACGCCATCCAGGCCGTACAGGGCTTTCGGGCTGTCATCGAGGCGGTCGATGTACGGCGTGCCGGCGAAGCCCAGCAGATGGCTGCCCGGCCAGGCGCTGGTCAGGGCGCGTGCCACGCCGTGCTGCCAGATCCACGATTCGTCATATCCCTTGAAGTTGCTGAGGAAGCCGAACCAGCTCACCAGGATGCCGGCGAAGATCGGCAGCACCACCGCCCACAGGAAGGGCTTGGACTTGGCCCAGGCCGAGCAGAGCATCAGCCAGCCCGCGGTCGGCAACGCCCAGATGGCGTAGACCGGCAGCCAGCCGAACACCGAACCGATCAGCTTGAGCGGCTCCAGGTTGGCCCAGTACAGGGTGAACGGATTGGCACCGTTGAGCGCGATGAACAGGCTGATGATCAGGCCGAAGGCCAGCATCACCGCCAGCGAGATCACCGAGGCGATCACCGGGGCCACCACCAGCGCGGTCAGCACCTTGCTCAGCACGGTCAGACCGTCGGAGACCGGCATCGACTTCCAGAACAGCACGCTGCGGTCCTTGCGCTCGTCGTACAGGCTGCCGAGCAGGTAGAAGAACACCACGAAGCCGAACACCACCAGCGGCCAGAACGCCGACATCAGGGTGATGCCGTTGATCGCTTCGCCCATCTGGCGCAGGTCGTCGGGCGAGGCCGTGGCCAGCATCTTGTCCCAGTCCACCTGCGAGAGAGGCACTTCCTTGCCATCGAAATTGATGACCCGGCCACCGTGGCGGTTGAAGAGGAACTGGCCGGTGCCGCCACCCAGCAGGGTGAAGAACAGGAACACCGCGCCGGCGATCATCGGGGCCCACAGGAAACCGCCCTTGTGCTCCCAGAATTCGCGCTTCAGCAGCCACTTGAGCTTGTGCGTGGGGTGTGGCGTGGCGGGCGCGGCGATACGCGTGTCATGGGTGATGGCGTTCATGCGTAGGTCCCCTTCATGGTGGCGACGAACAGGTCGGCGAGGCCCGGGATGCGGGTTTCGCCCAGTTCGCGGAGTTGCGGTTGTGGGACGCCGTCGAACAGCATCACCGTCTTGCCGAAGGCCAGACTGCGCTCGTCGATCGGCTTGAGCGCGCGGGCGGCGTCGAGCTTCGCGCCATCCACCAGCACTTCGACGTAACGCTCGCCGACTTCCTCCATCGGCGCGTCCAGCACCACCTTGCCGTCGCGGATGAACATCACGTCGGTCAGGATGTGCTCGACTTCCTCCACTTGGTGGGTGGTGATGAGGATGGTCTTGTCCTCGTCGAAATAATCCTCCAGCAGGCGCTGGTAGAACTGCTTGCGGTAGAGGATGTCCAGGCCGAGCGTCGGCTCGTCCAGCACCAGCAGGCGGGCGTCGATCGCCATCACCAGCGCCAGGTGCAGCTGCACGATCATGCCCTTCGACATCTCCTTGACCTTCATGTCCGGGCGCAGCTGGGTGCCGTGGATGAAGCGCTTGAAGCGTTCGCGAGAGAAGCGCGGATGCACGCCTTCGACGAAATCCGCGGCCTCGCGGACCCGCAGCCAGCGCGGCAGCACGGCGACGTCGGCGATGAAACAGATGTCGTTCATCAGCGCGTCGCGTTCGGTGCGCGGGTCCTTGCCCAGCACCTTCAGATCACCCTGGAAGGGGATGAGTCCGAGGATCGCCTTGAGCGCCGTGGTCTTGCCGGCGCCGTTGGGCCCGATCAGCCCGACGATGCGGCCGGCGGGGATGGTGAACGCGGCGCCGTCCAGCGCGCGCTTGTTCCGGTAGGCCTTGACCAGGCCGTTTGCGTTGACGACAGCGTTCATTTCGCTCCCCATTTCTTGGACGGATCAATCAGTTCGGCCGGGTCCAGGCCCAGGCGTTCGATGCGCTCGATGACCAGCGGCCATTCCTCGCTGAGGAAGCGCTGGCGCTCGCTGGCGAGCAGCTGCTGCGGCGCGCCCTCCAGCACGAACATCCCCAGCCCGCGGCGCTTCTCCACCAAGCCTTCGTCGGCCAGTTCCTGGAAAGCGCGGGACACGGTGATCGGGTTGAGCTGGTATTCGGCGGCGACCGTGCGCACCGAGGGCAGGGCGTCGCCCGGTTTGAGCTCGCCGTCGATGATCATCGCCACGACGCGCTCCTTGAGTTGGCGGTAGATGGGGCTGCCATCACTCCATTGCACTGCATTCATGGCATCAGGCTCCTCGGCACCAGGTTGAAATAGCTGGCGTGGTGATGACGGGCGGGGGCGCGACGGGGGGCGGGCGCGTGCCTGGACGCGTCGTGGCCGGGCACCGGGCTGGCCAGTGCGGCGGGTTCCGGCAATGCCAGGATGGCCAGGCCCGCGAGCAGCAGGGGTAGGGCCAGCATCGGCAGGATGACCTGGGCGGGACGATGGCGTCGCATGGCGGTCTCCGTGTGGTGGGTGATTGGTGTTGTATTCAACTATAACACTAGATCAGCGGCCGTCAACACCCGTGGACCCAACTAAAGACAGGGGTGGGGATGTGGCTTCGCCGGGGCGCCAGCCAGCTGAACCTCCGTGACGCCGCGTGATTGCCCGCGGCTGCCGCGCCCGCGACAATGCCCGGATGAATCCGAATTCCCCCCGTTGGTTGAACCTTTCCATGCTGTGCCTGCTCGGTACGGCGATCGCGGTGCCGCTGGTGCTGTCCCTGCCGCAGCCGGCACAGGCGCAGGCCGCCAAGCCGCTGGCGAATGAGCGCGAAAAGACCAGCTACATGATCGGCATGGATGTCGGCCGCTCGCTGCAGCCGGTGGCCGCCGAAGTGGACGTGGCAAGCTTCGAGAAATCCGTGCGCAACGGCCTCTCAGGCGGCGAACCGCTGATGGGCGACGAGCAGGCCAAGACCACCGCCGTGGCGCTGGTGGCCCGCATGCAGGCACGCAAGGCCGGCACCGCCGCCGACAAACTGCCGCCGATCGCGCGTGATCAGGTCGGCCTGCTGGTCGGTGCGGATGTCGGGCGCAACCTGCAGCCGATCCACGACGAGATCGACATGCCCAGCTTCATGCGTGGCGTGCGCGTGGTGCTGGAGCAGGGCAAGCCGCTGATTGCCGATGACGAAGCGCAGGCGCTGAAAGCCGCCTTCGTGCAGCGCCGCCAGGAACGCCAGGCGCAGGCCGCCGAAGCCGCCGCCGCCGAAGGCGCCAAATTCATGGCCGCCAACAAGACCAAAAAAGGCGTCATCACCACCCGTTCCGGCCTGCAATACCAGGTGTTGCGCGCCGGTGCCGGCGACCGCCCGATGCCCGGCGGCACCGTCCGCGTGAACTACGAAGGCCGCCTGCCGGACGGCAAGGTCTTCGACAGCTCCTACCAGCGCGGCGAGCCCGCCGAATTCGCGCTGACCTCGGTCATCCCCGGCTGGCGCGAAGGCGTGGCCCTGATGCCGGTCGGCGCCAAGTACCGCTTCTGGATCCCGGGCGAGCTGGCCTACGGCAAGCGCGGTTCGCCGCCGATGATCGGCCCGAACCAACCACTGGTGTTCGATGTCGAACTCATGGACATCCTGAAGTAGTCTCACCGGTCACGTTGTCCCGCCTGCCGCCGCGCAGGCGCGTTTTCCTCCCGGCGCAGCCGGATCCGCAAGCCTTCCTCCGACGGAGTTCCCGAATGAAATCGCGTTCCACCCTCGCCATCACCGCGCTGGCCGCGGCCATCGCCCTGGCCGGCTGCAACAAGCCCGCCGACAAGCCCGCCAAGGCCGATGGCGCCAAGTCGGAGGAAGCCGCCTCCACCACCAAGATCGCCGGCCTGCCGAACGAGAAGGACCAGATCAGCTACATGGTCGGCATGGATGTCGCCAACCTGCTCAAGCCGGCCAAGGACGAAGTCGACCTCGACACCGTCATCAAGGCGCTCAAGGATTCGATGGAAGGCAAGAAGGTGCTGCTGACCGAGGAACAGGCCAACACGATCCGCGAGACCTTCGCGCAGAAGATGCAGGCCAAGAAGATCGCCGAGTCGATGGCCGAGGCCAAGAAGAACCTGGACGAAGGCAAGAAGTTCCTGGCCGAGAACGCCAAGAAGCCGGGCGTGCAGACCACCGCTTCCGGCCTGCAGTACCAGGTGATCACCGAAGGCAAGGGCGCCAAGCCCGGCGCCGGCGATGCGGTCAAGGTCAAGTACAAGGGCACCCTGCTGGACGGCAAGGAGTTCGACAGCACCGAGGCCCACGGCGGCGAACCGGCCGTGCTGCCGCTGGACCGCGTCATCCCCGGCTGGTCGGAAGGCATCCGCCTGATGCCGGTCGGCAGCAAGTACAAGCTGTGGATCCCGGGCAACCTGGGCTATGGCGAGCAGGTGCCGCCGGGCGCGCCGTTCCCGGCCAACGCCACGCTGGTGTTCGAAGTCGAGCTGCTCGACATCGTCAAGCCGCCGAAGGGCTGATGAAGAAGATGGCGATGACGTTTCAATGAAATGTCATCGTCCTGAAGCACACTGCGACTGGCGCCCGGTGCGGCAGTCGTCGTTTTCAGGGAGAGCGCGATGCGCGTGACGATTTTCGGGACCGGCTATGTGGGCCTGGTCACCGGCACCTGCCTGGCCGAAGTGGGCCACCAGGTGACCTGCGTGGATGTGGATGCGGCCAAGATCGGGGGCCTCGAAGCGGGCATCGTGCCGATCTACGAGCCCGGCCTGACCCCGATGGTCAAGGCCAACCATACCGCCGGCCGCCTGCGTTTTACCACCGATGCGGCATCGGCCATCGCCTCGGGCGAGATCATCTTCATCGCCGTCGGCACGCCGCCCGACGAAGACGGCAGCGCCGACCTGCAATACGTGCTGGCCGTGGCGCGCGGCATCGGCCGCCACCTCGAACGCCCCACGCTCGTTGTCAACAAATCCACCGTGCCGGTCGGTACCGCCGACAAGGTCCGCGCCGTCATCGCCGATCAATTGGCCGGACGTGGCGCGGCCATCGATGTCGAAGTGGTCTCCAACCCCGAATTCCTGAAGGAGGGCGATGCGGTCAACGACTGCATGCGTCCCGACCGCATCGTCGTGGGCGCGGCCAGCGATGCCGCCTTCGCGACCATGCGCCGCCTGTACGCGCCGTTCAACCGCAACCACGACCGAATGGTGACGATGGATGTGCGCTCGGCGGAACTCACCAAGTACGCGGCCAACGCGATGCTGGCCACCAAGATCTCCTTCATGAACGAGATCGCCAACATCGCCGAGAAGGTCGGCGCCGACATCGAGCATGTGCGCAAGGGCATCGGTTCCGACCCGCGCATCGGCTGGCATTTCATCTATCCGGGTGCCGGTTATGGCGGTTCGTGTTTCCCGAAGGATGTGCAGGCGTTGGCGCGCACGGCGGCCCAGCACGGCCACGGTGCCCGCATCCTCGATGCCGTCGAAGCGGTGAACGAGGCGCAGAAGGGCCATCTGTTCGAACTCATGGCGCGCCATTACGGCGGCGTCGATGCGCTGGCTGGCAAGACCGTCGCGGTCTGGGGCCTCGCCTTCAAGCCCAATACCGATGACATGCGTGAGGCGTCCAGTCGCCGCCTGCTGGCGCAGCTGTGGGAGGCCGGTGCGCGCGTGCGTGCGTTCGATCCCGAGGCGCAGGCCGAAGCCCGCCGCATCTTCGGCGAGCGCGACGATCATCTGGTGCTGTGCGATTCAGCCGAAGACGCGCTGGCCGGTGCCGATGCGTTGGCCGTGGTCACCGAGTGGAAGCAGTTCCGCAGCCCGGACTTCGGTCTGCTGGGACGCGAACTGGCCGATGCGGTGATCTTTGATGGCCGCAACCTCTACGAACCGGCCGAGGTCGAGTCGCAGGGGCTGGCCTACTGGGGCATCGGGCGCGGCCGATCTGTCAAAATCCCCGCATGAACGAGCAAGCGCGCATCGAGGAACTGGAGACCCGCGTGGCCTTCCAGGAACACGCCCTCAACGAACTGAGCGATGCGCTGGCCGATGCCCGCGCCGAGATCGCCCGCCACGCCGCCATGCTGCACCGGGTGGTGGATGAGCTGAAGAACGCGCGTGGCGCCGGTGTCAGCATCGATGCCGCCGACGAGCCGCCGCCCCCGCATTACTGATCCCGTACCGACATGTCCGACACCCTGCGCGACCAACTCCTTGGCCTCGGTTTCAAGCCTGCGCCCAAGCCCGAACGCAAACCGGCGCACAAGCCCCCGCAGAAAACCGCAGAGGGCCCGCGTCGCGATGGCAGGCCCGGCAAGGGCAAGCCGGGGCAGGGGCGCGGCCCGTCGCCGTCATCGCAGCGCCACAAGCCGCAGGCCGGCAAGGGCGGCAGCGAAATGGATCTCGCCAAGGCCTACGCCATCCGCGCCCAGCGTGAGAAGGAAGAACGCATCGAGGCCGAGCGCGAGAAGCAGGAAGCTGCACGCCTGCGCCGCGAAGCCCGCGCCAAGCTGGTGGAGTTTTTGGACGGCAAGGCGCTGAACGCCGAAGACGCCGACATCGCCCGCCATTTCGAATACGGCGGCAAGATCAAGCGCATCTACGTCACCGCGCCGCAATTGACGGCGCTCAACGCCGGCGAACTCGGCGTCATCCAGCAGAACGGCCGCTACCTGCTGGTGGATGCGGCGACGCTCGCGGGCGCCGAGGCGATCTTTGCCGAAGCCGTCGCGCTCAGGGCCGACCCGAACGCGCCGGTGGAAGCCGATCCCTACGCCGACCCGCAGTTCCAGGTGCCGGACGACCTGGTCTGGTGAGTGCGGCGGGACCCGGTCACTCCGGGTCGTAATCCAGATTGGATGCCAGCAGCCGTTCCGCCTGCGCCAGCGTGATGCCCTTGCGCCGCGCGTAGTCCTCGGTCTGTTCCTTCGACACGCGACCGACCACGAAATACTGGCTGCCCGGATGGCTGAAATACCAGCCGGACACCGATGCCGCCGGCAGCATCGCGAAGTGATCGGTCAGTACCATGCCCGCGCGATCGGTGGCGCCGAGCAGGCGGAACAACGTGGCCTTCTCGCTGTGTTCGGGGCAGGCCGGATAGCCGGGGGCAGGGCGGATGCCGCGGTATTTTTCGTCGATGAGTTCCTCGACGCCGAGTGATTCGTCCGCCGCGTAGCCCCAGAACTCCTTGCGCACGCGCTGGTGCAGGCGTTCGGCCAGTGTCTCAGCCAGGCGATCGGCCAGCGATTTCAGCAGGATGGCGTTGTAGTCGTCGTGGTCGGCTTCGAACGCCGCCACGCGTTCGTCGATGCCGATGCCCGCGGTGCAGGCGAAACCGCCGACCCAATCGGGCTTGCCGCTGTCCTTGGGCGCGACGAAATCGGCCAGGCAGAAGTCCGGGCGTTCCACCGGCTTGTCGACCTGCTGGCGCAGGTGGTGCAGCACTTCTTGCTTGCCATCGACTACTGCGATGACGTCGTCGCCCTGCGACCACGCCGGCCACAGGCCGACCACCGCGCTCGCCTTCAGCCACTTTTCGTCGACGATGCGTTTCAGCATCGCCTTGGCATCGTTGAACAGTTCGGTGGCCTGCGCGCCGACGATCTCGTCGGTCAGGATGGCGGGATAGCGCCCGGCCAGTTCCCAGGCGTTGAAGAACGGGCCCCAGTCGATCAGTCCGACCAGTTCATCCAGCGGGTAGTCCTCGAACACGTGGATGCCGGGCTGCACGGGCGTCGGTGGCGTGTAGTTCGCCCAGTCGCCATCGAACTTCTGTCCACGCGCCTTCGCCAGCGACACCAGCCGCTTGGCATCGCCCCGGTTGCGGTGACGCTCGCGGATTTCCGCGTAATCGCTCTCGTTGGCGGCCACGAACGGCACGCGCAGCTCCGGCGACACCAGCGACTGCGCCACGTTGACCGCGCGCGAGGCGTCCTTCACCCAGATCGTCGGCGACTTGTAATGCGGGTCGATCTTCAGCGCCGTGTGCGCACGCGAGGTGGTCGCGCCGCCGATCATCAGCGGCATGGTGAACCCTTGGCGCTGCATCTCCTTCGCCACGTGGCTCATTTCTTCCAGCGACGGGGTGATCAGGCCGGACAGTCCGATCATGTCGGCGTTCTCGGCGATCGCGGTGTCGAGGATCTTCTGCGCCGGCACCATCACGCCCAGATCGACCACATCGAAGTTGTTGCAGGCCAGCACCACGCCGACGATGTTCTTGCCGATGTCGTGCACGTCACCCTTGACCGTCGCCATCACGATCTTGCCGTTGGACTTGCCGACGTCGCCACTCTTGAGCTTCTCGGCCTCGATGAAGGGCAGCAGGTGCGCCACCGCCTTCTTCATCACCCGCGCGGATTTCACCACCTGCGGCAGGAACATCTTCCCGGCACCGAACAGGTCGCCGACCACGTTCATGCCGTCCATCAGCGGGCCTTCGATCACGTCGAGCGGGCGCGTGGATTGCAGGCGCGCTTCCTCGGTGTCATCCACCACGTACTGGTCGATGCCGTGCACCAGCGCATGCGACAGCCGCGCGGCGACCGGCTGTTCGCGCCAGCGCAGGTCCTCGACTTTCTTCTCGCCCTTCCTGCCCTTGAACTTGTCGGCGATCTCCAGCAGGCGCTCGGTGGCATCGCTGCGGCGGTTGAGCACCACGTCCTCGACGCGCTCGCGCAGTTCGGCATCCAGGTCGTCGTAGATCGGCAGCGCGCCGGCGTTGACGATGCCCATGTCCATGCCGGCCTTGATCGCGTGATACAGGAAGACCACGTGGATCGCCTGGCGCACCGGTTCGTTGCCGCGGAAGCTGAAGCTGACGTTCGACACGCCGCCGGAGATGTGGCTGTGCGGGAAGCGCGTGCGCAGCTCACGCGCGGCTTCGATGAAATCCACCGCGTAGTTGTCGTGCTCCTCGATGCCGGTGGCGATGGCGAAGCAGTTGGGGTCGAAGATGATGTCTTCCGGCGGGAAGCCGATTTCCTCGGTCAGCAGCTTGTACGCGCGGGAAGAGATTTCGATCTTGCGCTCGGCGGTATCGGCCTGGCCGACTTCGTCGAAGGCCATGACCACGACGGCGGCACCGTAACGCCGCACCAGTCGCGCCTGGCGGAGGAATTCGTCCTCGCCTTCCTTCATCGAGATGGAGTTGACGATGCCCTTGCCCTGCAGGCATTTCAGCCCAGCCTCGATCACGCTCCACTTCGACGAATCCACCATCACCGGGATGCGGGCGATGTCGGGCTCGGCGGCCATCAGGTTGAGGAAGGTGACCATCGCCTTCTCGGAATCGAGCAGGCCTTCGTCCATGTTGACGTCGATGACCTGCGCGCCGTTCTCGACCTGTTGCCGCGCGACCACCAGCGCATCGTCGTAGCGGCCTTCCAGGATCATCTTCTTGAACTGCGCGCTGCCGGTGACATTGGTGCGTTCGCCGACGTTGATGAAGTTCAGCTGCGGCGTGATGACCAGCGGCTCAAGGCCGGACAGGCGCGTGTGACGGGTGAGGGTGTTCATTTCTTAAAGCCTTTTTCCAGGCGGCTCGTGGCACACGAGAAGAATTCGCAGCCTTCCGGGGCGGCGTCCGGGGCCGTGACCCTACGCGGCATGGATGCCGCGTAGGAGCCTACATGGACGTATTCACGGCGTGTCGCGGATACGGATACCCCCACGAAAGCCAACGGTGAAATCATCACGCCGCCTGCTCCAGCTTCGGGCGCTGTCGCGGCGTGACGCCTTCCACCGCCTGCGCAATCGCGGCGATGTGCGCGGGCGTGGTGCCGCAGCATCCGCCCAACACGTTCACCAGACCCGAGGTGGCGAATTCGCCGACGACTTCCGCCATGTCTTCCGGCGTTTCGTCGTAGCCACCGAACGCATTCGGCAGGCCGGCGTTGGGGTGCGCGGTGACGTAGGCATCGGCGATCAGCGAGATCGCCTCCACGTGTGGGCGCAGGTCCTTGGCGCCGAGCGCGCAGTTGAGCCCGATCGCCATCGGCTGCACATGGCGCAGCGAATACCAGAACGCTTCCGCCGTCTGGCCTGAAAGCGTGCGGCCGGAGGCGTCGGTGATGGTCCCGGAGATCATCACCGGCAGGCGTGCGCCGAGTGCGTCGAACGCTTCCTCGATGGCGAATACGGCTGCCTTCGCATTGAGCGTGTCGAACACCGTTTCGACCATGAGGATGTCGGCGCCGCCTTCGATCAGGCCTTCGGCGGCCTCGCGGTAGGCGTTGCGCAGTTCGTCGAAACTGGTGGCGCGGTAGCCGGGCTGGTTCACGTCGGGTGACAGTGAGGCGGTCTTGCTGGTCGGTCCCAGCACGCCCACAACGAAGCGCGGCTTGTCCGGTGTCCTGGCTTCCGCGGCATCGCAGGCGGCGCGCGCGAGCCGGGCACCTTCGCGATTCAATTCGCGCACCAGATGGGTGAGGCGATAGTCGGCCAGTGATACCGAGGTCGAGTTGAAGGTGTTGGTCTCGATGAGATCCGCGCCGGCATCCAGGTATTCCGTGTGGATGCCGCTGATGATGTCGGGACGGGTGAGCGTGAGCAGGTCGTTGTTGCCGCGCTGGTCGTGGCCCTCGCAGCCGCATGCCGGGCCGTGCGCGTGCAGGGCCTCCGGCGCGAACAGGCTGTCGTAGCCCTGCGCGAACCGTTCGCCGCGATAGTCGGTTTCGGCCAGTTCGTGGCGCTGGATCATCGTGCCCATCGCGCCATCCAGCACGAGGATGCGTCGTTCGAGCGCTTCGATCAGCGCGGCGGCCCGTGCGGGGTTGTGCCAGGAAAGTTGGTTCATCTCACTTGGTTCCGATCAGCGAAATCACTTCGAAATGCGGCGGGCGGCGCTCGCGGGTCACGGTGCCGGCGTCCTGCAGTTTCATGCCGGCCTTCTCGATGAACTTCTGCAATTCCTTGTGCGCGAAGCCGAGATTGACGTGGCCGAAGGGTTCCACCGCGCCGGCATGCGCGTGCTTGCCCAAGCTCGACAGCAGCAGACGGCCACCGGGGCGCAGCACGCGGGCGGCTTCGGCGACTGCCTGCGCCGGCTTCGCCGAGTAGGTGAGCGCATGCATCATCACCACGAGATCGAAGCTGCCATCGGCGAAGGGCAGGTCATGCATGTCGCCTTCGTGGACTTCGACATTGGGATGCGGGCGCAGACGCTCGCTGGCGGCGTTGACCACGCGGCGGCTGGCATCCAGACAGACATAGCGGCCGGAATGCGGCGCCAGCAGTTCCGCCAGCACGCCGTCGCCGGATGCGATGTCGAGCACGTCGCCCGGATCGAGCAGCGGTACGGCGGTGCGGGCCAGCGCTTCCCAGGTGCGGCCCGGCGAATAGTGGCGCTCCATGTCGCCGGCCACGCTGTCGGCCCAGTTCTGGTCGCTGGCGCGGGCGGCGAGTACCGAAGGCAGGCGTGCGGCGTCCTGCTCCAGCAGCGGGTCGTGGCTGCCGTCGCGCAGGGCGTGCCAGAGCGTGAGCTGCGCCGCGTCGAGCTGGTCCTCGTCGAAGCGGTAATAGGCCGAGACACCCGAGCGCCGGTCGCGGGCCAGGCCGGCTTCCTTCAACTTGGCCAGGTGGGTGGACACGCGTGGCTGGGCGAGGCCGGTCACCGAAGCCAGCTCGGCCACGGTCAGTTCCTCGCGGGCAAGAAGCGCGAGCAGGCGCACGCGGGTCGCATCGGCGAATACCTTGAGTCGGGTCGACCAGGCTTCGAGATCCATATTTATCTCTTTATCCGGATTCAAAGATAATTGTCGGGCGCGCGGCCCATACGGTCAAGCAGCGTGGGCCTTGGCGATGCGGCGTACTACAATCGCGTTTTCCGGTCAGGACGAGGACGCGCCGTGGATTTCAGCTTCACCGAAGAGCAGTTGATGATTCAGGACGTGGCGCGCCGCATCGCGCAGGAGAAAGTCGGTCCGTCCGCCGAGCACTTCGACCGGAGCGGCGAATTCCCGCTGGAAAACATCCGCCTGATGGGCGAGAACGGCCTGATGGGCATCGAAGTGCCCACCGAGTACGGCGGCGCCGGCATGGACCCGGTGGCCTACGTGCTGGCGATGGTCGAGATCGCCGCGGCCGATGCCGCGCACAGCACGATCATGTCGGTCAACAACTCGCTGTTCTGCAACGGCATCCTGACCCACGGCACCGAAGCGCAGAAGCAGGAATACGTCGGTGCCATCGCCGAGGGCCGCGAGATCGGCGCCTTCGCGCTGACCGAGCCGCAGTCGGGTTCCGATGCCACGGCCATGCGTTGCCGTGCGGTGAAGCAGGCTGATGGCAGCTTCGTCATCAACGGCAAGAAGAGCTGGATCACTTCCGGGCCGGTCGCCAGGTACATCGTGCTGTTCGCGATGACCGAGCCGGACAAGGGCGCGAAGGGCATCACCGCTTTCCTCATCGACACCACCAAGCCGGGCTTCGGCCGCGGCAAGACCGAGCCCAAGCTGGGCATCCGCGCCTCGGCCACCTGCGAAATCGAATTCAACGATTTCGTCGCCACCGCCGATGACGTGCTGGGCAAGGAAGGCGAGGGCTTCAAGATCGCGATGAGCGTGCTGGACGCCGGCCGCATCGGCATCGCCTCGCAGGCCATCGGCATCGCCCGCGCCGCATACGAAGCCACGCTCGCCTACGTCAAGGAGCGCAAGGCGTTCGGCCAGCCGATCGGCGCGTTCCAGATGACCCAGGCCAAGATCGCCGACATGAAGTGCAAGCTGGACGCCTCGCTGCTGCTGACGCTGCGCGCGGCATGGCTCAAGGGCCAGGGCAAGCGCTTCACCACCGAGGCGTCGGTGGCCAAGCTCACCGCATCGGAAGCGTGCATGTGGATCGCCCACCAGGCCGTGCAGATCCATGCCGGCATGGGCTACAGCAAGGAAATGCCGATCGAGCGCTATTTCCGCGACGCCAAGATCACCGAGATCTACGAGGGCACCAGCGAGATCCAGCGGCTGGTCATCGCCCGCAACGAAACCGGGCTGCGCTGATGGTGGAAGCCACGGCCCAACATGCCCATGCGTCCGGCTGCCTGCGTGCACCGGGCGCCGAAGACGATCCCGACATTCCCCTTCCGCCCGCCCGGGCGGACCGGTCGC encodes the following:
- a CDS encoding FKBP-type peptidyl-prolyl cis-trans isomerase N-terminal domain-containing protein, with product MKSRSTLAITALAAAIALAGCNKPADKPAKADGAKSEEAASTTKIAGLPNEKDQISYMVGMDVANLLKPAKDEVDLDTVIKALKDSMEGKKVLLTEEQANTIRETFAQKMQAKKIAESMAEAKKNLDEGKKFLAENAKKPGVQTTASGLQYQVITEGKGAKPGAGDAVKVKYKGTLLDGKEFDSTEAHGGEPAVLPLDRVIPGWSEGIRLMPVGSKYKLWIPGNLGYGEQVPPGAPFPANATLVFEVELLDIVKPPKG
- a CDS encoding UDP-glucose dehydrogenase family protein; the encoded protein is MRVTIFGTGYVGLVTGTCLAEVGHQVTCVDVDAAKIGGLEAGIVPIYEPGLTPMVKANHTAGRLRFTTDAASAIASGEIIFIAVGTPPDEDGSADLQYVLAVARGIGRHLERPTLVVNKSTVPVGTADKVRAVIADQLAGRGAAIDVEVVSNPEFLKEGDAVNDCMRPDRIVVGAASDAAFATMRRLYAPFNRNHDRMVTMDVRSAELTKYAANAMLATKISFMNEIANIAEKVGADIEHVRKGIGSDPRIGWHFIYPGAGYGGSCFPKDVQALARTAAQHGHGARILDAVEAVNEAQKGHLFELMARHYGGVDALAGKTVAVWGLAFKPNTDDMREASSRRLLAQLWEAGARVRAFDPEAQAEARRIFGERDDHLVLCDSAEDALAGADALAVVTEWKQFRSPDFGLLGRELADAVIFDGRNLYEPAEVESQGLAYWGIGRGRSVKIPA
- a CDS encoding YggN family protein; amino-acid sequence: MNIRILAPGLLVLALAACDNNAPPPPSPPHAPGSSTGAQTAIGRKVEQAMAEAREKLATENITLNGKDGGMLIGRHTIGSHDPNLPKAEITPQGDFLVDGKAVAVNDAQRRLLLEYRGHIIDIAGIGMSIGAKGADLGMRAAGEAVKGIFTGNADQVGQKIEAEAEKLKVEAKAICTQLTPLLASQNALAASLPEFKPYARMEQSDIDECMDDGNGNDAASAAERAQVQSDIRDGIRQSIRSAVQGAGMASSGTGDVTTLNGVRFLLPVGRVVVNNVANDSTLEVGSGLHVKLEGDTMSVNGTRYARPARGSEVDLRGNAVLVDGKTPAAL
- a CDS encoding FKBP-type peptidyl-prolyl cis-trans isomerase N-terminal domain-containing protein — protein: MNPNSPRWLNLSMLCLLGTAIAVPLVLSLPQPAQAQAAKPLANEREKTSYMIGMDVGRSLQPVAAEVDVASFEKSVRNGLSGGEPLMGDEQAKTTAVALVARMQARKAGTAADKLPPIARDQVGLLVGADVGRNLQPIHDEIDMPSFMRGVRVVLEQGKPLIADDEAQALKAAFVQRRQERQAQAAEAAAAEGAKFMAANKTKKGVITTRSGLQYQVLRAGAGDRPMPGGTVRVNYEGRLPDGKVFDSSYQRGEPAEFALTSVIPGWREGVALMPVGAKYRFWIPGELAYGKRGSPPMIGPNQPLVFDVELMDILK
- a CDS encoding GntR family transcriptional regulator, producing MNAVQWSDGSPIYRQLKERVVAMIIDGELKPGDALPSVRTVAAEYQLNPITVSRAFQELADEGLVEKRRGLGMFVLEGAPQQLLASERQRFLSEEWPLVIERIERLGLDPAELIDPSKKWGAK
- a CDS encoding ABC transporter ATP-binding protein, which codes for MGSEMNAVVNANGLVKAYRNKRALDGAAFTIPAGRIVGLIGPNGAGKTTALKAILGLIPFQGDLKVLGKDPRTERDALMNDICFIADVAVLPRWLRVREAADFVEGVHPRFSRERFKRFIHGTQLRPDMKVKEMSKGMIVQLHLALVMAIDARLLVLDEPTLGLDILYRKQFYQRLLEDYFDEDKTILITTHQVEEVEHILTDVMFIRDGKVVLDAPMEEVGERYVEVLVDGAKLDAARALKPIDERSLAFGKTVMLFDGVPQPQLRELGETRIPGLADLFVATMKGTYA